In Halosegnis marinus, one genomic interval encodes:
- a CDS encoding mechanosensitive ion channel family protein — MTLAQIGVRGLLDSPGEQFAASAVVVVAFLAAAGIVYACGGLLKGRLSDEAAEAVQSAVGMALGIAAGAVLVDIWNQWGPVATAWGEVRPGPTTGVRALIALLALGVTYTVTRITKRFVRVGERRDAISTHQREILHHVVQIALFVPAILFTFLLFDAGVGNVLLSASVLGVVLGLAARQTLGAVLAGFVLLFSRPFKLGDWVEIGDHEGIITDVSIVNTEIRTFDDEVVMIPNDEITSRAVLNRSKNDRLRVTVDVGVDYDTDVARAMETAADAMGGLDDLKESPAPDVVVESFGDSAVVLTLRFYIDNPTIQRKWAAQNAVMESVKTAFEREGIAIPFPQRVLSGREQDGGLRVADERAVAADGNEPNGEERSDGEPEAAVEPATDGGDTGSGDDDGGADG, encoded by the coding sequence GTGACGCTCGCACAGATCGGCGTCCGCGGCCTGCTCGACAGTCCTGGCGAGCAGTTCGCCGCCTCCGCGGTCGTCGTGGTGGCCTTCCTCGCCGCCGCGGGTATCGTGTACGCCTGCGGCGGCCTCCTGAAGGGTCGCCTCTCCGACGAGGCGGCCGAGGCCGTCCAGTCGGCGGTCGGGATGGCGCTCGGCATCGCCGCCGGCGCGGTTCTCGTCGACATCTGGAACCAGTGGGGACCCGTCGCGACGGCGTGGGGCGAGGTCCGACCCGGGCCAACGACCGGGGTGCGCGCGCTCATCGCGCTGCTGGCGCTCGGGGTGACCTACACCGTCACGCGCATCACGAAGCGGTTCGTCCGCGTCGGCGAGCGTCGGGACGCCATCTCGACCCACCAGCGCGAGATACTCCACCACGTCGTCCAGATAGCCCTGTTCGTGCCCGCGATACTGTTCACGTTCCTGCTGTTCGACGCAGGCGTCGGGAACGTGCTGCTGTCGGCCAGCGTCCTCGGTGTCGTGCTCGGTCTCGCGGCGCGCCAAACCCTCGGCGCCGTCCTCGCCGGCTTCGTCCTCCTCTTCTCCCGGCCGTTCAAGCTCGGCGACTGGGTCGAGATCGGCGACCACGAGGGCATCATCACGGACGTCTCCATCGTGAACACGGAGATACGGACGTTCGACGACGAGGTGGTGATGATACCGAACGACGAGATAACCAGCAGGGCGGTGCTCAATCGGTCGAAGAACGATCGCCTGCGCGTCACGGTCGACGTGGGCGTCGATTACGACACCGACGTGGCCCGGGCGATGGAGACGGCCGCCGACGCGATGGGGGGGCTCGACGACCTGAAGGAGTCGCCCGCGCCGGACGTGGTCGTCGAGTCGTTCGGCGACAGCGCCGTCGTGCTCACGCTCCGCTTCTACATCGACAACCCCACCATACAGCGGAAGTGGGCGGCCCAGAACGCCGTCATGGAGTCCGTGAAGACGGCCTTCGAGCGCGAGGGCATCGCCATCCCGTTCCCGCAGCGCGTCCTCTCCGGGCGCGAGCAGGACGGCGGACTCCGCGTCGCTGACGAGCGAGCGGTCGCGGCTGACGGGAACGAACCGAACGGCGAGGAGCGGTCGGACGGGGAGCCCGAGGCGGCCGTCGAACCCGCGACCGACGGCGGCGACACCGGGAGCGGGGACGACGACGGGGGCGCCGATGGGTAG
- a CDS encoding HemK2/MTQ2 family protein methyltransferase encodes MGSDDLAARRGMETEVYGAAEDSKLLADTAVERVKRDERVLEVGTGSGYVAARVATETGAAVTASDVNPHACRRARENAREEGADLPVVRADLVAPFRAGAFDRVLFNPPYLPRDEAAERDDWMERALTGGETGREVIEAFLDGVARVLAPDGSVLLLVSTLTDIGAVASYADARGLAAETAAEESFPFERLAVLEITTKH; translated from the coding sequence ATGGGTAGCGACGACCTCGCCGCCCGCCGGGGGATGGAGACGGAGGTGTACGGGGCCGCCGAGGACTCGAAACTCCTCGCCGACACGGCCGTCGAGCGCGTCAAGCGCGACGAGCGCGTTCTGGAGGTCGGCACGGGCTCCGGCTACGTCGCCGCCCGCGTCGCGACCGAGACGGGCGCGGCCGTGACCGCGAGCGACGTGAACCCCCACGCCTGCCGGCGGGCCCGCGAGAACGCCCGCGAGGAGGGAGCCGACCTCCCCGTCGTCCGGGCGGACCTCGTCGCCCCCTTCCGGGCGGGCGCGTTCGACCGCGTGCTGTTCAATCCCCCGTACCTGCCGCGCGACGAGGCCGCAGAGCGCGACGACTGGATGGAGCGCGCGCTCACGGGCGGGGAAACCGGCCGCGAGGTCATCGAGGCGTTCCTCGACGGCGTGGCCCGGGTGCTCGCGCCCGACGGGAGCGTCCTGCTCCTGGTCTCGACGCTCACGGACATCGGGGCCGTCGCGTCGTACGCCGACGCGCGTGGTCTCGCCGCCGAGACGGCGGCGGAGGAGTCGTTCCCGTTCGAGCGGCTCGCGGTGCTTGAGATTACCACCAAGCATTAG
- a CDS encoding cytochrome b/b6 domain-containing protein — MTSLDHGKFTRMTTTFHALLGLDVFILFFTGYGIMFNDELWWLAELMGGTAGVAAVHRVAGAGLIALIVFWIVLMVITPTGRSNFREILLTREDIEAMIQDVKFMLGRADERHPNALQFAGGKADEVPLLTYIGKGVVYIFSVELTLLSISGLLIWSKTGVMEVYATRTAAMAFVVFHGLLGVIMVMGIMFHIFEHGFHPAFYPLEPKAFIPRSMIPEDHSGNGEWGIEKLELSPSWHWVTTVMGVLTVIGIVSFLVGSIFDEGYPVPRELVIGGGPTSLLMTIGINIGVFVLFVGIVLSMYGNVLRVRWEKELAQRQEEGETVAADGGEPSDD; from the coding sequence ATGACGAGCCTCGACCACGGGAAGTTCACCCGGATGACGACGACGTTCCACGCCCTGCTGGGGCTGGACGTGTTCATCCTCTTCTTCACCGGCTACGGCATCATGTTCAACGACGAGCTGTGGTGGCTCGCCGAGCTGATGGGCGGCACCGCGGGCGTCGCCGCCGTCCACCGCGTGGCCGGCGCGGGCCTCATCGCGCTCATCGTCTTCTGGATCGTGCTCATGGTCATCACCCCGACCGGCCGCTCGAACTTCCGGGAGATACTCCTCACCCGGGAGGACATCGAGGCGATGATACAGGACGTGAAGTTCATGCTGGGGCGCGCCGACGAGCGCCACCCGAACGCCCTGCAGTTCGCGGGCGGGAAGGCCGACGAGGTCCCGCTGCTCACCTACATCGGGAAGGGCGTCGTCTACATCTTCAGCGTCGAGCTGACGCTCCTGTCCATCTCGGGGCTGCTCATCTGGTCGAAGACCGGCGTGATGGAGGTGTACGCCACCCGGACGGCCGCGATGGCGTTCGTCGTCTTCCACGGCCTGCTCGGCGTCATCATGGTGATGGGGATAATGTTCCACATCTTCGAGCACGGCTTCCACCCCGCGTTCTACCCGCTGGAGCCGAAGGCGTTCATCCCCCGGAGCATGATTCCGGAGGACCACTCCGGCAACGGCGAGTGGGGCATCGAGAAGCTCGAACTGTCGCCGTCGTGGCACTGGGTCACGACCGTGATGGGGGTGTTGACCGTCATCGGCATCGTGTCGTTCCTCGTCGGGAGTATCTTCGACGAGGGGTATCCGGTGCCGCGCGAACTCGTCATCGGCGGGGGACCGACCTCGCTGCTGATGACCATCGGCATCAACATCGGCGTCTTCGTGCTGTTCGTCGGCATCGTGCTGTCGATGTACGGGAACGTGCTCCGCGTCCGCTGGGAGAAGGAGCTCGCACAGCGCCAGGAGGAGGGCGAAACCGTCGCCGCGGACGGCGGCGAGCCGAGCGACGACTGA
- a CDS encoding 4Fe-4S dicluster domain-containing protein → MSTNEQNREVLGQGVMNVGEGARIFPDVEACIDCGGCVVACKRTWDVGPQEQRISISTMLEGQEADEGFNHRSSQALAEGASPGETSIPMQCYHCENAPCVSVCPVDSLIKKENGFVEVRDDLCIGCQYCLSACPFGAPQFPDSNDGSAQVFGTGGTMDKCTMCEERQHVGKGPACAEECATDAILVGDAAEIADEMEKRGSAPFFNDQAMEIIFGEEAGEFS, encoded by the coding sequence ATGTCTACAAACGAACAAAACAGAGAGGTCCTGGGCCAGGGCGTCATGAACGTCGGGGAGGGAGCGCGTATCTTCCCCGACGTGGAAGCGTGCATCGACTGCGGCGGCTGTGTCGTGGCGTGCAAGCGGACGTGGGACGTCGGCCCGCAGGAACAGCGCATCAGCATCTCGACGATGCTGGAGGGACAGGAGGCGGACGAGGGGTTCAACCACCGGAGCTCACAGGCGCTCGCGGAGGGTGCGAGCCCGGGCGAGACGTCCATTCCGATGCAGTGTTACCACTGCGAGAACGCGCCGTGCGTCTCGGTGTGTCCGGTGGACTCGCTGATCAAGAAGGAGAACGGCTTCGTCGAGGTCCGCGACGACCTCTGTATCGGCTGTCAGTACTGCCTCTCCGCGTGTCCGTTCGGGGCGCCGCAGTTCCCCGACTCGAACGACGGCTCGGCACAGGTGTTCGGCACCGGCGGCACGATGGACAAGTGTACGATGTGCGAGGAGCGCCAGCACGTCGGCAAGGGGCCGGCCTGCGCCGAGGAGTGCGCGACCGACGCTATCCTCGTCGGCGACGCGGCCGAGATCGCCGACGAGATGGAGAAGCGCGGCTCCGCGCCGTTCTTCAACGACCAGGCGATGGAGATAATCTTCGGCGAGGAGGCCGGTGAGTTCTCGTGA